One region of Halomicrobium sp. LC1Hm genomic DNA includes:
- a CDS encoding type IV pilin: MDVKALFDDDEAVSPVIGVILMVAITVILAAVIATFVLGLGDQISNTAPQASFSFDYTEDESDGDTLQVTHNGGETISPNEVKGAVSGARDADSSVSYVGDLFAASSYSDVNAGTSDTIDKTLFEDDSGSEPGTLDLSAATVRVTYQPAAGGNSATLGRWDGPDA; encoded by the coding sequence ATGGACGTGAAAGCACTTTTCGACGACGACGAGGCTGTGAGCCCGGTGATCGGTGTCATCCTGATGGTGGCCATCACCGTGATCCTCGCAGCCGTGATCGCAACGTTCGTCCTCGGGCTCGGGGACCAGATCAGCAACACCGCACCGCAAGCCAGCTTCAGCTTCGACTACACTGAAGATGAGTCAGATGGAGACACTCTCCAAGTGACGCACAACGGTGGCGAAACGATTTCACCAAACGAGGTGAAGGGTGCCGTGAGTGGCGCACGAGATGCCGATAGCAGTGTATCATATGTAGGTGATCTGTTCGCTGCCAGCAGTTACTCGGATGTAAACGCTGGTACCAGCGACACAATCGATAAAACTCTGTTTGAGGACGACAGTGGCAGTGAACCAGGCACTCTCGACCTCAGCGCCGCGACGGTCCGCGTCACCTACCAGCCCGCGGCGGGTGGCAACTCGGCGACGCTCGGTCGCTGGGACGGCCCGGACGCCTAA